From the Pongo pygmaeus isolate AG05252 chromosome X, NHGRI_mPonPyg2-v2.0_pri, whole genome shotgun sequence genome, one window contains:
- the LOC129024217 gene encoding LOW QUALITY PROTEIN: sarcoma antigen 1-like (The sequence of the model RefSeq protein was modified relative to this genomic sequence to represent the inferred CDS: inserted 3 bases in 2 codons), with protein MVWLCYPGNFIPLCEKVLRSSPCVAVQLLKKADCRGRQSQRMGGLCFLVLLAGAYGLAEYKASPRDSGTPNRFPVFSWGRTSGGQQLPFHPSWAVWDLCFWDRTISSVNNDGFISFHILNILYFPDATATHNVPEDKMQNGQPVPDNVLSTVLPRIINMEADGISSLSTRDLYSTVTHNGCEEKINNGQPAPDNFLSTITPGLINLSGAGIPPLSTRDQYATVTXNVYEEKMEDGQPAPDNVLSASPPGLINMAGAGIPAMSTNDLYATITHHIREEKIQKGQPAPHNFLSALSSGFIIMAGAGIPAMSTMDLYITATHNVHEAKKKNGXQAPDNSLSTVPPGCINWSGAGISSRSTRDLYATVIHDIQEEEMENGQTPPDGFLSNSAPPKLINMTGDRRAHNALDSFSYDFTSLSKDELLYKPDSNEFVVGIKNNSVSAGDPPVTAMSSVETVPNTPQMSPAMAKKINDDIKYKLIKEVRRFGRNYERIFILLEEVQGSMKIQRQFVEFTIKEAARFKKVVLIQQLKEMLKEIDSHCHLRKVKYMRKK; from the exons ATGGTctggctatgttacccaggcaaTTTCATCCCGCTGTGTGAGAAAGTTCTGCGTTCCTCTCCCTGCGTAGCTGTGCAGTTGTTAAAGAAGGCCGACTGTAGAGGGCGCCAGAGTCAGAGAATGGGAGGGCTGTGCTTCCTGGTTCTCCTGGCTGGAGCCTACGGACTTGCAGAGTACAAGGCGTCACCTCGGGACTCTGGCACCCCCAACAGGTTCCCAGTGTTCAGCTGGGGCAGGACAAGTGGTGGCCAGCAGCTTCCCTTCCATCCCTCTTGGGCTGTATGGGATCTGTGCTTCTG GGACAGAACAATATCATCTGTGAATAATGACGgttttatttctttccacattttaaacatattataTTTTCCTGATGCTACTGCCACTCACAATGTCCCTGAAGATAAGATGCAAAATGGCCAACCAGTACCTGATAACGTCTTGTCAACAGTTCTCCCAAGGATCATTAATATGGAAGCAGATGGTATTTCATCCCTAAGTACCAGGGATCTGT ATTCTACAGTCACTCACAATGGCTGTGAAGAGAAGATAAATAATGGACAACCAGCACCTGATAACTTCTTGTCAACAATTACACCAGGGCTTATTAATCTGTCAGGAGCTGGTATTCCACCCCTGAGTACCAGGGATCAGT ATGCTACTGTCAC CAATGTCTATGAAGAGAAGATGGAAGATGGCCAACCAGCACCTGATAATGTCTTGTCAGCTAGTCCACCAGGGCTTATTAATATGGCAGGAGCTGGTATTCCAGCCATGAGTACCAACGACCTGT ATGCTACCATCACTCACCATATCCGTGAAGAGAAGATACAAAAAGGCCAACCAGCACCTCATAACTTCTTGTCAGCTCTTTCATCAGGGTTTATTATTATGGCAGGAGCTGGTATTCCAGCTATGAGTACCATGGATCTGTACAT CACCGCCACTCACAATGTCCATGAGGCGAAGAAGAAAAATG AACAAGCACCTGATAACTCCTTGTCAACGGTTCCACCAGGGTGTATTAATTGGTCAGGAGCTGGTATTTCATCCAGGAGTACCAGGGAtctgt ATGCTACTGTCATTCACGACatccaggaggaggagatggaaaaTGGTCAAACCCCTCCTGATGGCTTCCTGTCAAATTCTGCTCCACCAAAGCTTATAAATATGACAGGAGATCGTAGGGCACACAATGCATTGGATTCTTTCTCTTACGACTTCACTAGTCTCAGCAAAGATGAGCTGCTTTACAAACCTGATAGTAATGAATTTGTGGTAGGCATCAAGAACAACAGTGTCTCTGCAGGTGACCCACCAGTCACAGCAATGTCTTCGGTGGAAACTGTGCCAAATACACCACAAATGTCTCCTGCCATGGCAAAGAAAATTAAtgatgatataaaatataaattaataaaagaagttCGAAGGTTTGGGCGAA attatgaaagaattttcattttgcttgAAGAAGTACAAGGATCTATGAAAATCCAGAGACAATTTGTTGAATTTACCATCAAGGAAGCAGCAAG GTTTAAAAAAGTTGTCTTAATTCAGCAACTCAAGGAGATGCTTAAAGAAATAGATTCCCACTGCCatctcagaaaagttaagtacaTGAGAAAAAAGTAA